The Ictidomys tridecemlineatus isolate mIctTri1 chromosome 1, mIctTri1.hap1, whole genome shotgun sequence DNA window AGGGGGCCAGGGGTGGGGAGAGTAGGGGTCTACTGCTGGCCCAGGACTACTGCCAGTCGGGTCAGAGCCTGGCTTCTTCTCACTTGCTCAATGTCTGGTTACACGaggcacacacaaacacagtctctctctgggcttcaggagctaaaaagaaaaaagaacttggTGAGACACTCCTTTGAGCCCTTTGGCTCATGGCCCCAGGTACTAGGACCAAACCTCCCCAAACCCTCACAGACCACCCACCGCCCAGCACCTGCCCTTCCTCACCCAGCTCACTAGCATGCCCTCTGATATGCCTCATTCCAGGAGAACAGGGACACTGGGTGACAATGCCAAAAGTATGCCTCTTTCAGGTGACCTCCCATTAGCAATTCTTTTGGCAACAGAacaccttttaaaatgtttttaaaataaaataccagaGAACTTCCCAAAACATTTTAACAGCAGTTATCTCTGGGTGGTAAGATTacaggattatttttcttttccttcttctggatagtaatttccaaattttctagTTAATAAGCATGTGTTACTTATGAGATCACAGAtcaaaaaaaatttgatttgACACTGTAACACCTCACAAAGGTGGGAAGGAAGACATGACCACATTCTTAAGAACACAGGCACACACTCATCCTACACCCATGCTGGTGACAGGCAGGGCTTATctgtatatttgttttatttaaaagcatgtatagcttttataaaagaaaaaactaatttttaaaaattctgttaaaaACATTATTGAGATAATAAGAATAAAGTCCAGCACGGGCATCCTCTGGGAAGGCAATGGGGAGCCTGGAGATGTGGCAAACGCTCTGCCTGCTCACTCCAGGCAGCAGTCACAGGCGCTCATTCTGTTAGAGCTTCATAATCTCCAAGTCTGTTTTACCTATTCTTTGCATGTAACAAATGGTTTCCAGTTTTTGTTCATTAAGCAGGATGGAGGAGATAAGACTACAGACCTTGGACTAGGATCCCTCACTCTTTTCCCACAATTCAGCCTCCCTCTGAGGGGCAGGAAGCAGCCCACCCCCAACCACCACCCTAACCCATAGCCTGTTCTGCTCACCTGTGGCCCCCATGAAGGACTTGGGTACCTTGAAGGAGCAGCACCGAGAGCAGAAGCTATTCCCACAGTTACTGCAGCTCCGCTGCAGACAAAAATCAAAGTCAATGTCATATGGAGCTCCAGCCCCAGTATCTGGAGCCCCCAACCACTCCCTCCTTTCCACGGACAATCCCACCAAAAGAACTgggactgaggggctggggttgtggctcagcggtggagtgcccacctagcacatgcgaggccctgggtttgatcctcagcaatacagaaaagtaaaataaaggtattgtgttcaactacaactaaaaaaataaaaatattaaaaaaaaaaaaaaaagaagaagaactagGACCGAGAAGGTGCCCAGACAGAACAAGAAGTGACAGTAGATAAAACACCTCATGGTAAGGGTAGTGAAGGCCTGGGCATGGGGGCAGGCCAGACATGCACGCTTTAGCAAACAGTGGGCACCAGGACCCACAAGACTTGCAGTCAGACTTCTTCAATGACTTCCCTCAACTCCCCTACAACCCACAGTCACAAGTATACTGCCCCAGGCAAACACACCCACAAACAGACTTACCCTCTTCTTCAGCACCGAGAAGGTGGCAGAGCAGCCTGTACAGTTCCCTGAGAAACAGAGGCAGCAATTCAGCCTTGACCCAGCCCAGACCTCTCAACTCACCTGCTCCTGGCTCTTCTAAATGGGACGCTGAGAACAAAGGCCCAGCCCAGCTCCTTGACTGGGCACAGTGAGCAAGGCCTCCAAGCCAAGATTCAGAGCCAGAAGGAAAGACCTGACAGCCCCTGTCTTCATCTCCAGGATTAACATGGCTCTAGTCCCTGGAGTGCTTGTAGGGTCAGCAGAAATCAAGCATACCAAAAGAATCTACCTAAGCCGGCAGGGCCCTGACCACAGGCATCCTCAAATGAACCTGCCTGACTAGACCCTTCTGAGCATCTCCTTATCAATACTCTGCCGGTGGGGTAGAGGCAGAAATGCCTCCCAAAATACAGATCCCTACTTTCTGTCACCAAAAGATTCCAAGAGAACAGCTTGGAACCAGGCACCTTCCAAGAAAACATGAAGGTCAATCAGAATGCTCCCATATTGTGAGCTGCATGCTAGTTAGGAGAAGACAAAGCCCAGAGGCGATCCTGCCTAACAACAGGAGAAGTAAGAAGACAAAGCTTCCAACTAGCCAAGGAGGCAAAGGCAGCTTAGAAAAATGGCTGGAAGGAGGCAGGTGGTGGTGTAAGGAGAGATGAAGGATGGAGGGGGGGTGTTCCTGGCCAGAGCTGCTATCAGCTTCAGGGAGCACCTGTGCCTCCCAAGCCACATGGCTGGCTGGCCAGGTACAAGGCCAGCCCTCACCTCCACAATGGCCCCAAAGTTGTACTGAAAGCTCCATGTGGTTCCTTACTTTGCCCAGACAGGATCACCTACAGCTCTTATTAAAGGAGATTTCCCAGAATCAAGGAACAGAGGACTAGCTAAAGCCAGGAAGGACTAAGGCCCAGGTGCTTGAAGTAAATGTCCCCTGGGTTCAAGGAAAGGAAGACTAAGTAGAGCCAGGAAGACTGAGGCCAAGGTGCTTGAGGCTCACACTGTGCTCTTGGTTTGCTCCCAGCACTAggcagggaaaggagagaaaagagcagAGCCATGCCTGCTGGTGGTGTAGGAAACTGACTTCTCCAAGACTCTGGCTCCTATGCTAAGAATCagaggaagggggctggggatgtggctcaagcggtagcgcgctcgcctggcgtgcgtgcggcccgggttcgatcctcagcaccacataccaacaaagatgttgtgtccgccgagaactaaacaataaatgttaaaaattctctctctctctctctctcccctctctcactctctcttaaaaaaaaataaaaattaaaaaaaaaaaaaaaaaaaaaaaaaaaaaaaaaagaatcagaggaAGGCGGCCAGTCTGCCTCTGCTCCCCTTGGCAAGGGCAAGACCTTtggaaggggaaaaggagagcCTCAAAGACTGACACTGTGGCCCATGTCCAAGAATTCCTCTGAGCTGGATGGAGAGTCAGTGCCAGTAGCAGCCACAGAGTCCAGGGAAATAGCCCTCTAACAACACACAGGCCTAGGGCCAGGGAGGGATCTGGAAACTAACAACAGCTCAGCCAGGCAACAGGAGGCGGGCAACCTTGTTCCTCACAATGCCTGCCTACTCTTTCTGCCCCTGTTCTCAGCAAAGGCCTGGACTCACCCACACTGACTCACCAGGTGACGATGGCATGGAGACAGTGAGAGCAGGTGAGCCTAAGGCTACACAGCCTGACAGGGCAACGGTCATTCAGCTTCCAGGACAGAAGAGGCCTCCCCACAAGCACACTCCCACTTGGAGGCCACAGCAGACATTCCTAGGCAACTGGTCCTCATTCCTCCCATGCACTGGCCTCATGTACCAACATCCAGATGAAATAGCACCTGCCATGGTCCCCACAAAGTCCACATATTGAATCCTAATCCCCAAACGATAGTATTACAAAGGAAAGCCTTTCACAGAGGCCCCAGGGAAGTGCCTTGTCCATCCTATCATGGGAGACAACAGCAAGCAGGTGCCTTTTCTAAACCAGGAAACAGGCCATCACTAGAATCTAATCGTGCTGGTACCTTGATCTGACTGCAGCCTTCAGAATAGTGGGAAATCCACTTCTTTTGTTTATAAACCACCCAGTGTAGTGCACCGTGTTACAGCAGCCCAGACGAACAAAGACAGTCCCAGAGCAGCTCACCTCACCTGGACCAAGGGACCCAGACCCAGGTGCAGACATCTCAGAAGCAGAGCTGCTACACCTGTCCTCACAGCAAAGAGATCAAGGACATTTCAGGGGAGGGAAATGTCTCAAAGGAAGAAGAGCAAGGAGGGGCCTGAGAAAAGAAGTATGTCTGCTTGTGCCATCCTTGAGGGAAcctaaaaaaaaagcctttgccCATTCTGGAGGGAATATTCAAACCAAAAACAGGACATACAACAAGAGACTTCAGATACCAAAACATAGAAAAATCATAGAGTAaggatgataaaaaaaattgcagGAGCAGAATGAGTTGACCTGGACTAGGGATCCAGCTCTACCATTTATTAACTAAAGTCTTtggaaaatcactttttttttttaaatatttattcttaagttttaggtggacacaatatctttattttacatttatgtggtgttgaggattgaacccaatgtctcgtgcatgccaggcgagagctctaccactaagccacaatcccagcccctggaaaaATCACTCTTTTTACCTCAGGTTATTCATCCACAAAATGGGAACACCTAAGTGCTTTACTTGAAACGCACAGATATAAACAGATTATTTACTGGACCAGGAGTAATAACCCTTAAGTAGTATTACTTATGACCTCTGGAATCTGGCTGCTTCTGGGTCCATAAGAAGTGCCTGCCCATCACATCTTCCATGAGCACAGGGATCACATACGTACAAGTGCACCAAGCTCACAGAGTGCTCTACAGAAGTCTCAGCACAAGTAAAAGAAGGGATCTTGAATGCCGGGAGACATTCACACAGCAGAAGGAAAAAGCAGGTCCAGGACCTCTGATCCTGAGAAAACAACAGCTATGCTTGGCTGTCGAGGCAGAAGGCAGGTCCCTGGAGGCGCTGAGTCAAATTCCTCAAGAAAACCCCAGGGACTTTTCCTAGGGCACAGAACTAGAACTCACTGAACACCAGAACAGTACAGGCACAATGACAGCTCTCAGGTCACTAGCTAGCTACTCCAGACTTCCAACATGGCTCTGTCTGGCTCTGCTCCCAGAGTTCTAAACCCAAGTCAGGCTTCCGACTTGTACTAACAGTCCAGTCCACCCCTCTCCAAGCTGCCTTCCCTGACCCACCCAGTAAAATAAAGGCTGGCCAAACTACAAATTTGACCTTATCAGACCAAGACAGACTCCCAGGAACCTACAGAACAGGTCAGGGCCTCCCATATTAATGGTACCCACTTACTAAGCACTTCCCATGAACCAGCCAGATACTGTGCAAACCCTTATACGTACTCTCACATGTGAGAACCAGAACAACCCTACCAGGTGAGAACTCTTATCCCCTATTATAGAAGGGAAAACTGAGACCCAGGGACAGGAAATAATTTGCTAAAGAACACTCAGCTGAACTATGATTTGTAGCAGGCATTCAGGCTCCATTCTGTGCTTGGCCAGAATGCTGGACTGCATCCTGAGGATCTGCTGCCTCAGGATTACAGCTCTCTGCAGACTAGCAAGGCAGTTCCCAAACTGAGATCTCTTCCGGCAAGCTAATGTTCAATAAGGAGGGAAGGACAAGAAGAAACTCACTATCATTCTTTCGATAGCCCCAATGGACAtctgctaatatttttaaaaaatttttaattgatttttttaaacaaatgacaatggaatgcattacaattcttattacacatatagagcacaatttttcatatctctgaacATCTGCTAATTTCCCAGGGTTCCAGAGACACACCTTTACTCCTTGCTCTTTTCACAAATCAGAACCCACACAATTTCAAGATTCTGTCTCTATGGCCAAGGTatgcccccccaccccaacacacacacagtcccATAAGTTCCTCCAGCCTCCCCACTCCCATTCCCATTCTCTTCCTACACCATACCAAAGTTGTTGGTGGGGTAGCGCTTGCGGAGCCGCTCCGTGAGCCGTGACACCTTGCTGCGCAGCACCTCATTCTTACTCAGGAACCCGTTGTCCTGTAAGACCAGCTCATCCTCTGCAGGGCATGGGGTGCCCTCATCATCCTCCTGTGGGAACAGCTTGTTTCAGTCCTGTTCACCTCTTGTCAAGGAACCAAGACTGGCATGCAGAGGCAACCAGGCACAGCAGACCCCACGAAGTGTGGCAGAGCTGGCTCAGTCATCCTCCCCCACCCAGCCCCTGCCCATGTCACCAACACTCCTACTTACCAGCACCACCAAGTGGGTCTCCTGCCTCCCAAGGTGCAGGggaggagagaaaacagaaagacagagagagagtagTAGAAAGAAAGTGCTGGAAAGGGGTCCTCCAGAAAAAAGGAAACTCAAATTCTGAGCACCACTCACTGCATGAGATTAATGGATGCCCACCCCTGAAAGAAGTCCAGCACAGAAGAAACTTGGAGAAAGCCAGGTTGGTCATTATTGGAATAGAACAGAACAGGGTAGGAAGGAAAATATCCCTTAAGATGTCTTTAGGGAACTCTGGCTTCACTCAAGTTTTACATATCTTACAGATAATAAACTTGAACTGCATCAAGATGCAAAATGTGTTTCTTACTGTGGGTCAATTAACAAAAATGCTTTCAAGTACCCACTATAATATCTCCATCCTCCCCAGAGTCATGGCCTATGGTCGTATATCAAGACTTAGAGAAATTCTGTAGCATCAAAAATGCAAATGCTCACAGGGACTGGGCTAATATAACAGTGAATCGAGTCAGGTGTGAGTCACAGACCAGGTGAAAATTCACAGGACGCCCATTGCTTCCATCTCAATTTCTCACttcacaaagaaatatgaaaagaaagattTTCTACTCTAAGAAAAACAATAGGGAAAATGTGACAATGATTAGTAACCACTACTAGGCTTCAGTGACCGGAGATAACAGGAAACGTTGGGGACTATGTGTAACTGCAGCATGTGACTTCTCCAAAGGAGACAGTGGTACCTTAGCTGTGCTGACTGCTGCAGTGGCAGAGCATGCGCTAGCAATGtgcagggcctgggttcaatccccaatactatgGGGAAAAAACAATCCCCATTTTTAAACATGGCTCAAGAAACTACTTTAAAGTTTGCAAGCCAAATAAAACACTTCTTCAAACTACCACTTTAAAGCACTGTTCTAAGATCAAGACTGCTGAACTTCCCCTAACCTAGCACTTGGCCATGCAAACACTTTTCCCAACTTCCCAAAAGGATATTTTATGAAACTTTCTCTGCAAAAGAGCAAAGACTCAGGGCACTGGCCTCCTCCAAATCTGCCTTCCCTACATCAGGGGCACCAAGTTCATAGTGTTCAATAATGGTAAGAAGTTATCGACTCCCCAGCAGGGTGTCTCCCACAGACTTTCAGAGCCATTTCTTCCCTGAGCACCCAGAACAGATGACAGGACAGACAACAGGGGTTGCTGGCACCCTTTCAACTGAACAGTTCCATCTGGCTCTGAACAAATTTTGGCTTCTCATTTGGAtgtaagagaattttttaaatcccACAGCACGAGGGCCATCCAAATTTGGCCTGGTCATCAGAGGGTGCTGGGAAAGGGCACTCACCTCAATGGCATCTTTGAACTCCTCAtctggctcagcctcctcagcttcCTCCACACTGCCAGGAGTAAGATCCTAGGAAAAGAAACTCTGTGACAGAGGAGAAGGATGACAGCCCCTCCCAAGCCAGCAACCAGGTTCTCAAAACACTTGTCTCTGTGCCAGAGGAAATGACACAactccaagaaagaaagaagttgcaGAAAAGACAGGAACTTCCAACCCTACGGGGCCAGGGCAAAGGAAATAAGACCAGGGCTGGCCCCACAGTGGCTGACAGCAGGACTCTAAAACCAGAGCTTAATCAGATTTGCTGCACCCTTTACTAGCCCCAGGGCCTTGGGAGccattctgtgcctcagtcttctcTTGTGCCACTGAGAATAATCTCATTCTCAGACAGAACCTAAACTCAATGGGATCAACATCTATGAGGCCCTGAGAATAGTATCTGACACAGAGTCAGTACTCAGTAAAGCACAGGGCagctatttcttcttcttctttctctttttaatttcaaggtttatttatttaattttttaattgattttttaaaaataagtgacagcagaatgcattacaattcttattacacatataaagcacaatatttcatatctctggttgtatataaagtatgttcacaccaattcgtgtcttcatacatgtactttggataatgatgtccatcacattccaccaaccttgctaatcccttgccccctcccttcccctccacccctctgccctatctagagttcatctattcctcccatgttacCCACCccatcccactatgagtcagcctcctcatatcagagaaaacattcggcatttgtgtttttgggattggctaacttcacttagcattatcttcgccaatgccattcatttacctgcaaatgccatgattttactctcttttattgctgagaaatcttccattgtgtatatatgccatattttttaatccattcatctactgaagggcatctagtttggctccacagtttagctattgtgaattgtgctgctataaacattgatgtggctgtgtcacaggGCAGCTATTTCTATTATACTTATTAAGTTATTAAGCACTTTGGAGATCAGGCCTGGGAAGAAGCAGGAATTACAAGAGAGGCCAGTCCAAGAACTGTGCAACATGAACAAGCTGATAGGAAGAAGACCCATCACATCACCCACACACAGCAGGATTTTGCTGATGGTTAGGGACACTTACCTCTGTGGGTGTGGGGGCAGGTGTGCTGTCTAGCAGAGCAGGCTTCCCGCCAGCATCTGGTGGTGGCAGGTTCTCAAAGGCATGTTCTTCCTGCTTCGGGTTCATTCGCCGCTGCAGAAGTGCCCTGTACTCAGATACCACTACCCAAGGCAAGGTGAAGAGGGTGAGAGGCAGACATAAGACAGAATGAGTGGCACTCCGGGGGTCCCACTTCTGCAACTGGCTGGCCTCTTTCTCCAGCACCCCACCCTTGCTACAGGAAAGAGTCACCTGAGCCAAGTTATCTAACCTAAGCCTCATGAACAAAACAGAGATACCATCACCTACCCAAGACTGCTAGAGATTCAATGCAGTAAGTGCTCCATAAATTATGACTTCTGTAAT harbors:
- the Zfyve27 gene encoding protrudin isoform X6; the encoded protein is MQTSEGSGPEVSPSVMPEALPDAPPAPTKSPTFDLFNLVLSYKRLEIYLEPLKDAGDGVRYLLRWQMPLCSLLTCLGLNILFLTLNEGAWYSVGALMISVPALLGYLQEICRARLPESELMRRKYHSIRQEDLQRVRLSRPEAMAEVKSLFYGALLGTVCMLYLLPLCWVLTLLNSTLFLGNVEFFRVVSEYRALLQRRMNPKQEEHAFENLPPPDAGGKPALLDSTPAPTPTEDLTPGSVEEAEEAEPDEEFKDAIEETHLVVLEDDEGTPCPAEDELVLQDNGFLSKNEVLRSKVSRLTERLRKRYPTNNFGNCTGCSATFSVLKKRRSCSNCGNSFCSRCCSFKVPKSFMGATAPEAQRETVFVCASCNQTLSK
- the Zfyve27 gene encoding protrudin isoform X9, with the protein product MQVMVFDTCSGAWYSVGALMISVPALLGYLQEICRARLPESELMRRKYHSIRQEDLQRVRLSRPEAMAEVKSFLIQLEAFLTRLCCTCEAAYRVLHWENPVVSSQFYGALLGTVCMLYLLPLCWVLTLLNSTLFLGNVEFFRVVSEYRALLQRRMNPKQEEHAFENLPPPDAGGKPALLDSTPAPTPTEDLTPGSVEEAEEAEPDEEFKDAIEEDDEGTPCPAEDELVLQDNGFLSKNEVLRSKVSRLTERLRKRYPTNNFGNCTGCSATFSVLKKRRSCSNCGNSFCSRCCSFKVPKSFMGATAPEAQRETVFVCASCNQTLSK
- the Zfyve27 gene encoding protrudin isoform X5, whose amino-acid sequence is MQVMVFDTCSATCWRDRPTFYFSLVFCAPRCHLFWWQMPLCSLLTCLGLNILFLTLNEGAWYSVGALMISVPALLGYLQEICRARLPESELMRRKYHSIRQEDLQRVRLSRPEAMAEVKSFLIQLEAFLTRLCCTCEAAYRVLHWENPVVSSQFYGALLGTVCMLYLLPLCWVLTLLNSTLFLGNVEFFRVVSEYRALLQRRMNPKQEEHAFENLPPPDAGGKPALLDSTPAPTPTEDLTPGSVEEAEEAEPDEEFKDAIEETHLVVLEDDEGTPCPAEDELVLQDNGFLSKNEVLRSKVSRLTERLRKRYPTNNFGNCTGCSATFSVLKKRRSCSNCGNSFCSRCCSFKVPKSFMGATAPEAQRETVFVCASCNQTLSK
- the Zfyve27 gene encoding protrudin isoform X8 translates to MQVMVFDTCSGAWYSVGALMISVPALLGYLQEICRARLPESELMRRKYHSIRQEDLQRVRLSRPEAMAEVKSFLIQLEAFLTRLCCTCEAAYRVLHWENPVVSSQFYGALLGTVCMLYLLPLCWVLTLLNSTLFLGNVEFFRVVSEYRALLQRRMNPKQEEHAFENLPPPDAGGKPALLDSTPAPTPTEDLTPGSVEEAEEAEPDEEFKDAIEETHLVVLEDDEGTPCPAEDELVLQDNGFLSKNEVLRSKVSRLTERLRKRYPTNNFGNCTGCSATFSVLKKRRSCSNCGNSFCSRCCSFKVPKSFMGATAPEAQRETVFVCASCNQTLSK
- the Zfyve27 gene encoding protrudin isoform X10, producing MQVMVFDTCSGAWYSVGALMISVPALLGYLQEICRARLPESELMRRKYHSIRQEDLQRVRLSRPEAMAEVKSLFYGALLGTVCMLYLLPLCWVLTLLNSTLFLGNVEFFRVVSEYRALLQRRMNPKQEEHAFENLPPPDAGGKPALLDSTPAPTPTEDLTPGSVEEAEEAEPDEEFKDAIEEDDEGTPCPAEDELVLQDNGFLSKNEVLRSKVSRLTERLRKRYPTNNFGNCTGCSATFSVLKKRRSCSNCGNSFCSRCCSFKVPKSFMGATAPEAQRETVFVCASCNQTLSK